Below is a genomic region from Lutra lutra chromosome 18, mLutLut1.2, whole genome shotgun sequence.
AAATCGACAAACCCGATGGCCAAAGCGTCGGGGCGGCGGCCTGTCCCCTCACCGCCAGCCCCGCGTCCCCCGCTGTCCCCGCGCCGCCAGCCCGCTAAGTCCTCGCCTGGTGGGCAGCCGGAGCTCCGGGCTCCTGCGAACCCTCGCCgggctctgcctcctcttccccgAACACCTGCTTCATCCACCGGTCCGCGCCGGTCTCCTGCCGCAGGAAGCACCAGAAGACCAGAGCCATGAGAGAGAGGCTGAAGGGCAACACCCTCCACCAGGGCCGCTGCTGCTCCTTCCCCAGGGAATGCTGCACCGTCCAGCGGGACGGGTGGGCTTGGCTGGAGGAAAAGTGAATGGGACGGTCAGAGTCATCCTCTTCCTCGGCCGCGGGCGGGGCCTGCGCTCGACCACCCGGCGGCGGCTGGGCGCGGGAAGCCCAGCGCACGAACCTCAGCGTCCGGACGGCCCTGCAAGAGAGACAGCTGTGAGCGCGCCCGCCCGTCGCCCCCGCCCTCGGCCGCTCCGAGAACCTGCACAGCTCACCCGGCCGCCGGCGCACACAGGACGCCGCGCATCGCGACCCGGCCTCCGCGCTGGGCGCCGTGGCGCATCGGGTTGGCGTCACTTCCGACGCGCGAAACCGGAAGCCGGACGCCGTTCGAGGCCTCTGTTCACGACTACAGAACGTGGGTCCGGTCGCGCGACGGAAATGACGCGCACTCTCGGGCGGCCTCTTCCGTCGCAGCCAGCCACACACGCCAGGCCGCAAGGGCGTGCCGGGAACTGTAGTTCGCTCCCAGCCCGAAGAGGAAGGAGCCGAGAGGTGCCTGAGTGCAGGGCCGGGTTGGAGCGAAATCGTCGCACTGGCCCCCGCGCACCCCGCACCCTTCCTGCCGTGCAGGCCCACGTCCTGGCGCTGTGCGTTGCCCCGTGCAGCGCACGCAGAGCTGCCTCTAGACCCAGACCTCTCTGCGGGGCGGCGTTTCCGCGCAGGGCTCGGCCTCGGGGCCGCGATCCCGCAGCCGGCGCCGCTGGGCACGCGCACGGCGCTCCCCGGGCGTCGGGCCTGCTCGCGGAGGGCCAGCGGGACCCCGTGCGCATGTGCGCTGCCCTCCTGGGTCACCCTCCCGAgtcaggctgggggcagggggcgccCTTCGGGctgccctggggctccctgctcggcccgGTAGGGACTCTGCTGGAGCTTTTGTCCTCAGGGTAAAAACTGGGCCCGGTTTGCTGATCTTTCCCGTCAGAGGGCCACGGAGGGTGCGCAGGCATCCTCACAGACGTTGTGGGGTTGCGTGTAGGGGCGCCGGGGACTGCGTGACACAGTCAGATGGCGAGGCCGCCCTGTGGACGGTGATGAGCTGCCTCCCCAACCCGGAATCTTTGCCTCTGGATCGCTCCTTCCTGCACCCGCTTCCGGCAGAGACAACCAGACCCCGCGCGGgtctccgccccgccccgcccctccgggGACTCTCCAGACACTAGGGCGGGGGTGGCGGGCTGGAGACGGTCCCCACGCCACAGCACCTGCGGGCATCCCCCCAGCCTGGGAAGCCCTGGCGCGCTGCGGCAGCTCAGCTCCCAGCCCGGGACCGTGTCCAGAGCTGCTGTGTCAACAGAGGCACATGTGTGTCCGGGTCCTCCTCGCCGGGCCCCACCCCACCTGTTCCACCCTGTCCGTGCAAACTGGCCAGCAGGAACACTCTAATACACGAAGGAAATACGGAGTTTTATTCAAACCGAGAGCCTGCCGGGAGACAGGTCTTCACGGGGGAGAGAGTTCTGGAGAATGAACTGTTTTCACAGAGTTAGAGAGTTCTTTACAGCTTGTAAGAGTTCAGAAGGGTATCGATTGGCGTATAAACAGGATTATGAGATTTAACTTCAAGGAAGGCAGGCAGCAGGAGTGTGGATGACACCTCAAAGGCAAGAGGGTTTTCCCTTAGGCTGCTCACTCAGGAACCAGACATACAATGTGTGTGTGGCAGGCCCTTAAGTCCGGCTT
It encodes:
- the UNKL gene encoding putative E3 ubiquitin-protein ligase UNKL isoform X10, producing the protein MRHGAQRGGRVAMRGVLCAPAAGAVRTLRFVRWASRAQPPPGGRAQAPPAAEEEDDSDRPIHFSSSQAHPSRWTVQHSLGKEQQRPWWRVLPFSLSLMALVFWCFLRQETGADRWMKQVFGEEEAEPGEGSQEPGAPAAHQART